The nucleotide sequence aagacaaatatgtgtggattttttcaaaatttggtgcAGCTGAGCCCATGACTACATAACCTAAACTAGTCTCAATAGCTGATAGAGAATCTTCGCATGACACTCTATTACAACCAATGATATTTGAAAAGACAGATAAGCCTAAAATACCATCTATCTTGCCAGGAAAAAAGAAATTCGGGTCAGCTAATTTCAAGTGTTCTATACTGTTAATACAGTCTTTGTCAACTGGTTGATCTGGCAACTTATTAGAGATTGTGTCTATAAGCAACACTTCTATaggatattgtatttttttatcaaaatgggaAAAGATAACAATGTTGGTTTTACCTACTATCGGGGTGGTTGATCCTCCTATACCAGAAACTGTCAAATTTAATTTCGAATAACTTAGGCCTAATTTTCGGGAACAATCAAAAGTAAGAAAATTAGCAGAAGAACCACTATCTAACAAAAATCTAACCTTGTGAGCACTACCCCATTTATCAACAACTTTAACCATTATTGTCCCAAACAGACTAACAGAACTCGATTCTGATTCATTTGCGATATTTTTAGAATGGCGGACATGTAAACTAGAAGGATTATCAGAATAACCAGAGGTAGGCTCAGTACTAGTGGAGGGAAATGGAACATTCTCATTAGGCCGAGTAGTATTTGGCTTATGCAACTTGGAATGGTGCCTAGCTTTGCACACAACACAAGAAAATTTTGACGGACAATTGGATACTCGATGctttgaagaaaaacaatttaaacataaattattttccTTCACTAATTTAAATCTGGATTCAAATGGTAGCCCTAAAAAGTGCTTACAGTCTTTAATTAAATGTGGGCCTTTTTTACAAACAACACAATCTATGGAGGAATACGTATTCTGTTCTTGCAAATGAAACGATTTGTTCGGTTtttgaaacgaaaaattatttttggaattccttgatctatcatttttaataagagatttactacgttggcgtaaaaatttcaataaatcatCATAAGCGGgtaaatcattatttttttttttttttttattgaaaatttaccgcatccatcaagaggtgattagcgggaatacagtgtaggagtacagttccaataacttacaatctataatataattctatgagttttaaataattatcgatattattatctataattacagtatgtatcttaaattaagaatacagtgtaggtataacttccagtaatttagattctataatatagccctatacattttaaatagtttgcgatattgtcatagtaaccatctgtgcctaaaagtttgttgatgttgttaggaatattgaatctaattcgttcatttgcaaaaagtggacagtcaattaaaaaatgttttacattatttatttcgtcacaaatttcacatttagggggatcgtctcttgtaaacaggtgagagtgcgtgtatcttgtgtgacctatacgcagacgtgtgataacagtttgaagttttcgggCTCGTATTCTCGATAGCCGCGGGTAAACATTATCCTTGATTGTTCTTAAAGATGTCTGTGAATATTTCCATTCTTGGTTCCATTTACAAGTGATTAGATTTCTAAAGTACGATTTTATGTCACTCGCGAGATTTCGACACTCCGTTACCTCTGTTTCGACACTTTCCGACACTTTACGGGCGCACTGATCTGCTGCTTCGTTTCCATCGATACCAATATGAGATGGGATCCATATGAAGGTAATGCGTCTGGAATTTTCTTGAGCCTCTTCTAGTTCagattttaccattttctctAGGGGGTTTTTAGGATACACATGATTTAAAGTTTGTAAAGCACCGAGTGAATCACTTAGGATCAAGCATtttggtattttgtttttgttgacatGTTCAAGGGCTTTGAGTATTGCATAAAGTTCAGcagaaaaaatactgaaatatttGGGAAGTCTACTGTCATTTCTAAAACAATTGAACTGCTTAGAATTGTAACTTGTGTTTGGACTAAGGTTAGTTTCTTGTAGGCAAATTATTTCTGGACAGTATTCTGATTGGATGATTTGAAGCATGGGTAAACGATGGAACAGtccatcaatattccactgtaatatagagTTGAAAATTAGGCATCGGAGGAAGATAATTCACTGTCAGTGATATCTTTACCTAGATAgtgattcaatttatttttaagtcggGTGAAGCGATGTTTCGTAGTTTTGTCTGATAGGTATGGGTAAGATATGGTTAATAGGTTTATTAAACCGGGGAGATCGGTTGTGTATTCCTGGATAATTTCTATAGGTGAATTGTTACCTTGGGTATTTTCAATTAGCATTATTAGCTGATCATAGTTTAATGGGAGTGTTGTGGaatttttattcatgaaaaatttaagtgcgtcaggagtaggtgctgtgcgtttaggttttttgggctttTGGATGTTGGTTTGACGTGGTGTTTGAGGGAGAGCAAACGTTGGATTATTAGTATTCAGATTTTCGATGGGAGGGGATAACGTTTCGTCAATACTTCTTTTCACAGATGTACTGGATGATTCTCCTATGATTCCGAGTGAAGCTTGTTGATCCATTACTTCAGAGGTTTTTTCACATGGATTTTTAGTGGGAGTGTTCTCTTCGGTGGGAATTATTTTGCTCGCTTCAGAAGTTGGCAGTAGGGTTTGAGGAgtagaagaaattgaagaaggtttttgaatatttatgttGTTTGGATCACCGTCTTCAGCTTGATGTGATTCAGTATGGGAGAAAAGTTGTGTGTTCTGTTGCTGTGGCGTAGATTCGGTGGTGGTGGTTAGGTCATAAGAGATAGTAGAGTTTTGAGATAACACATTGTCTGTCTCAAGTTGTGTATGCTGTTGCTGTGGCGTTGATTCGGTAGTGGGAGTTGGGTCATGAGAAAGAGTAGAATTTTGTGATAACACATTGTCAGATGAAGTATTGGGGCAATTTGACGCAACGTGTCCAGCCTGTTTGCATACGAAACATTCCATCTTGTCCGTTGAAAGAAAAATTCTATTATCATTGccttcaaatgaaattaataaggAGGTGTGAAGCTCGAAATTATCAGAGGGTGAAAAGACATACACTTGGCGGCGGAAACTGAGGATGTGGGAATATTCATCACCTGGAATTCCTGCTCTAAGGAAAAACACTGGGGAGGCTATTTGAAGACCAAGACTCttgattgcattttctgcaaGTTGGTGGGGAATATAAGGAGAGATATTCGAGATTAATATTCTTTTTGTCGGGGAGACAAGTTTCCTAATACTTAAAATTAGGGATCCGATTTGGATAGTTGGGTGGGACTTCAGAAGTTGATCAACGAGATTTGGGTTGGCTAGATATATGCAGATTCTATTATTTGAGATTCTGGAAGCAAAGGAAATATTTTTTGGTCCGATGACATCACCAATAGCTTTAACGTAATCTAGAAGTTTAAGGTTTTCTTCTGCGTGAAGGACTATGGCTTGCTCTTTTCTAGGTAGGGATGGTGGTTTCGGCGAAGATTTTGCAGCGTTTACGTACGACATTGATGTAGTAGCTTGAGTATTTGTAGCACTTTGAAGGGCCATGGTTGAGGTAGAAACTGTAGGATTACTGTGTATGTTTGTACTTGTCATGCAGATACAGACAATAGCTtcgtgttatattttttctttaaatggttCTGGTATCAGAATTGCATTCAAAGCCATTATGCTGGATGGTCAGCAAGAACCAGCAAACTGGTGAAACCAGCCGCTGGTatgcactttttataaattaaatacaatttataatggtttaataatataaagaaagcaatacgtacaaattttgtccagaaatcactttttaaaatacactattaaatcgaaatcaaatacactaattactactgataaggtAAACTAGATTTTAATTATACTTGGCACAGGTCTTACTCGTATGAATGCTAGGACAAGACTCGTAAatcattattatttcttattaaatCAAATGAATCTATGGTATCTTGTGGTAATTTTAACATAGCTAAATAAGTTAAAATATGATCATCTAAATTATCGAGATTTAATCGTTTTAGTGCAGAAACATTAGTATCAAacttttccaaaaaatatttccaaatatgatGGATTATTAGATTGCAAACCGCGAAAATTAACAATTCGATCCATATAgagattaaacaaatattttttatcattataTCTTTCAACAAGCATATTCCAAATAATGTCATAATTATTAGGAATGGGTTCTATTGAGCTACAGCTTTTCAAGGCTTTCCCGGAAATACAACTCAACAAATACTGTAGCTTATCGGACTTGGGATATTCTATTTTGTTATGAACAAATTGTTTGAAATTTTCATAGAAAACAGGCCACAGAGATATATCTTCACCATCAAACTTAACTAATTCAAATTTGGGCATTTTAATAGCAGAATTATTAGTACTATTGGGATTATTACTCAAAACAGcaggtttatttattaataatgaagcTAAATATTCAATATTGGAGTAGAGATCATAAAATGCATCTAAATGCGTATGGTATGCAACGCCAGCATCTGGCTCCATCTcttgttttaatataacgatatcTTGAACAATTTCCTCATATTCTGATAGAGTTTTTTCGAAAGTACTATATCTAACTGCAAagttacgcatttttgaggcattTTCTGGATCTTTTTCTAAGGCCGACCCGGCATCGTAACATAATTGAGCCCTACGAAAGATAGTTTCACGTTTAGAGCATAATCGCTCCAATTTTAGTTCGTTTTGACTTTTAGgcatgtttaataataaatattgaaattctttcaaaaaattatcaatgatgaagaaataaaatggaacaaaacccaaaatatgtcaagaatagtagttaggtgtatatattttttcaacaattactaaaattttattaaactaaatccaaacaaattatttttaggtttgcaacatatccaaatcaaatatatttacttaatcaAAATCGATTTCACTAAGCGATGGGTTCAGAAGCAAAAACACGAATTCAATGTTCCAACTATAGTCGACCGAAGAACAAGGTTTTTCGATACACGACAAAAAAAGGGTACACTACGATTTAATTAGATTTTAACACGACAAATATACTATACCGAttacaattataattttaaataaatttatccaATGCGAAAAATACGATAGATCAGATCTTGAACCGGCAAAGCAACAACGAAATTGATTCAAGACGATCCGGTTCGAAGGACCAAACTTATGGGGTGGCGATTGGGCTATGCTGGTCTATTACGCAATCGAATTTAAAGCGGACTGtatggaaataataacaaaaaaattcttaccttattttaactggtaggtcgagaagtcttcagttattagtaaggtgaaggaaggagggagaaagggttaatttattttttactataactgaaaccggcgttttttggcgacacttgataactacaggaaacgacttaacaattcaatttgttcttacttactgaccaccacgactagttagtactaacgaaaggtaattaaagagaaaacaaaaaatttagtacaatatctgggcaagaaaataggccaggtacttcgaatgaaataaatttaatgaggccaaaacatacacaaactttttaaaaatgtgtcaccTTTGCTAATAGCAAATATACTTAATAATAAGTAAtataagtaattattttttttgcattattagttttctaggaatccaAACACCAGAAATCTAATCGGTATACATATTAAAGTAATTTGTTGTTTATGCTGACTGTGCTATGATGTCACTCGGCTAAACAGAATttttgccgaaacagcgcggctattatttaaaagtatcatAAGATAAGGATACGAAACAAAAGTACAGATAATGCTGGATATCGTataaacaaaataccgaaatattattttaacgatatacactttgtagtataatttagtattcttttgtcattgtttattttattgattaattgttttgtcattcaaattaatTCTACTGTCAAGTTTTATGTGAATAAAAGCCTAATTTTGTAAAAGGCATTTTTACTACAATTTTATTCACATAAATATACCAAATATACAATGGAGAAGTACTTTAGACCTGATAAACTAGAGGCTGATCCAAACTCCCAAACTGCCGCCAAAGAATTTAAACACTGGTACGAAACATTTAAGAATTTTTTGGAAAGCAATAAATCTACAGAAAAATCGCTAGAAGATAAAGACAAGTACATGCTTTTAATCAATTTTGTCTCACATTCAGTATATGATTACATAAGCGAAGCAAAAACATACATTTCTGCTATCAAAATTTTGGAAGAATTGTATATTAAACCTACAAATGAGATTTACGCAAGACATATTCTAGCTACAAGAAAACAACAAATAAACGAATCTATAGATCAGTATGCTCAACAGTTAAAGCTTTTGGctaaaaattgtaattttaaagCAGTTTCTtcagaagaaaataaaaatgacTATATTCGTGATGCTTTTATTAATGGTCTCGTTCAATCTAATATACGTCAAAGATTACTAGAGTTTAGTTCTTTATCTTTGGACGAAGCATTATCTAAATCTAGATCTTTAGAAGATTCTCAAAAACAATCTGATACATATCATGCAGCATTAAATAATATAGCATCTTGTAGTCATCCAAATTCAGAACAAACTACTTTAGCTTCTGTTCAAACAAAACCTGGTCAGACTTGTTATTTTTGTGGACATCCAAGACATCCTCGATCTGTATGTCCAGCAAGGGCTGCGATTTGCCAAAACTGTCATAAAATTGGACATTGGTTTAAAATGTGCATGCAATCAAAGAAAAGTCAAACGAGATCAACTTATGCATCTACAATGATAATCGCTTCTTCAATGGAAACACCTCAATCGCTTTCAAAATGTATAGCCAAAGTAACAGTTAACCAAATTGATGCCAACGCTTTAATAGACACTGGAAGCTCAGATACTTTTTTAGATCATGAATTCGCTATTGAAAATAAGCTTAAAATTTTTCCAATACAAGGGGTCCAAGTTTCTATGGCATCTATGTCATTCTCAGCTAATATTCAAGGCTATTGTTTAATAAACATTCAGGTTGATAAAGAAAAATATGATCAaacaaaagttttagttttatccAATCTTTGTACAGATGTGATTTTGGGTCAAGATATTATGAAACAACATGAAAGCTTAGAAGTTAAATTTGGAGGACCAAGAAGACCTCTTAAGATATGCTGTCTTATTGAAGCTAAAATTAAGCCACCTTCATTGTTTGCCAATTTAACAGAAAATTGTCACCCTATTGCTACTAAATCTCGCAGGCATTCACAGGAAGATGAAGAATTtattaaacaagaaataaaacgtctccttaaagaagaaattattgaagAAAGTAAATCACCTTGGAGGGCCCAAGTGTTGGTAACTAAAAACGAAAATCATAAACGTCGGATGGTAGTTGATTACTCTCAAACAATAAATAGATTCACATTACTTGATGCTTATCCGTTGCCGAATATTGATTCACTGGTGTCTAAGAtagcaaaatataaaatttttagctcAATTGATTTAAAATACGCATATCAACAAATACCAATTTACGAATCTGACAAACCATTTACAGCTTTCGAGGCAAGTGGAGGCCTTTACCAATTCCGTCGTATTCCTTTTGGAGTTACCAATGGAGTGTCATGTTTTCAGAGAGCCATTGATTCTatcataaaaaaagaaaatctacaagGTGTTTACGCTTATTTAGATGATGTAACAGTTGGTGGTGAGGATCAAGATAGACATGATTTAAtttacagaattttttaaatgctgttaaaaaatatgggttaactttaaatcaaaataaatgtcactacaatcaaaaaattataaatattttgggatatACAATAGAAAACTCTACAATGAAACCTGATCCAGACAGATTGAAGCCTCTACTAAATTTACCAGTTCCGAATGATTCTAAAAGTCTTCAGAGGGCACTTGGAATGTTTTCACATTACTCAAAATGGGTTAATAATTTTTCAGCAAAAATTAGAGGTCTTATAGATTGCAAGAAATTTCCATTAGGTCCTGACTTGGTATTTGCTTTTGAGGAGTTGAGAACTGATATAGCTAATGCACTTCTATGGACAATTGATGAAAAAGAAATTCTCATTGTTGAAACTGATGCTTCTGAATTTGCTATTGCTGCCACTCTGAGTCAATCTGGAAGACCCGTTGCTTTTTTCTCACGTACCCTTACAGATTCTGAACGAAAACATTCTGCAATTGAAAAAGAAGCATATGCTTGTGTTGAAGCATTGAAAAAATGGAGACACTATCTTTTAGGAAGACAATTCAAACTAATCACAGATCAGAAATCAGTTTCGTTCATGTTTAATACAAACCatacaagtaaaatcaaaaatgaaaaaattttgcgTTGGCGTTTGGAGCTTTCTTGTTTTAAATATGATATTATCTATCGTCCAGGAAAGGCTAATGATGCAGCTGATGCACTATCAAGAATAtgcaataatataaataatacaagcAAGTTATATCAATTACATTCAGATTTATCGCATCCTGGGATTACTCGTATgcaccattttgtaaaaattcgaAATTTACCTTATTCTTTAGATGAAAATAAACACGTAATTACCTCTTGTCCAATCTGTGCAGAAATTAAACCCAGATTTTATAAGAAAGAAGATGATACACATTTAATTAAATCAACAGCTCCGTTCGAAAGATTGAATATTGACTTTAAAGGTCCAATACCCAGTTCTTCTAGAAATTCTTATATGCTTACAATCATTGATGAATTTTCAAGATTTCCATGGGCTTTTCCATGCTCAGATACATCCAGTCAGACAGTAATTGAATGTTTGAATCAAATGTTTTGTTTATATGGAATGCCGGCATATATACATTCTGACAGGGGAACTAGCTTTACTTCACAAGAATTTATTAATTATCTACACTCTAAAGGAATATCTTCAAGTAGAACAACACCATATAACCCTGGAGGAAATGGTCAAGTCGAGAGATACAATGGAATTATATGGAAAGCAGTGAATCTAGCATTGAAAACCAAAAATTTAGACATCATTAAATGGGAGACTGTTCTACCAGATGCTCTGCACTCTATAAGAAGTTTACTGTGTACAGCAACCAATTGTACACCTCATGAACGTTTGTTTACGTATCAGCGAAGATCAACTAGCGGAACTTCTATTCCATCATGGCTTAAAGATTCAGACAAagtattactaagaaaatttGTACGAAAAAGTAAGTTTGATCCTTTAGTTGAAGAGGTTGATCTTTTAGAAGCCAATTCAGATTACGCCTTAATACAGTATCCAAACGGAAAGAAAAGTACAGTTTCAACGAAGCATTTAGCTCCTAGAGGTGACCTGAAATTATTGAATCaagataatgatgaagatgaaaaTGAAAGTCCAAATAATACACTAGAGAATTCCACTACTGAATCAATACCAGAGGACATAGAAAATTTATCTATTCAAGAACCCAATCAAGTACCTGATGATAATCATGAACCAAGATTGGAAAATTCAGATTTTCAATCTAGCCGTAAATCAGCTAGAACTAAAAATAAACCACGATATTTGCAAGATTTTGTTCAAAAATAGGGCCGGGTGAATGTAGTATAATTTAGTATTCTTTtgtcattgtttattttattgattaattgttttgtcattcaaattaatTCTACTGTCAAGTTTTATGTGAATAAAAGCCTAATTTTGTAAAAGGCATTTTTACTacacacttctccaagaaattaacgcaccaccttaaaaacgaaatttaagggagtggttgcgaaatttaagggagtggtatgggtgcagttcaatacagttgttcagagctgcagccaacaaagttaagattgctgtgatggtagccaacctccgataggagacggtactgcaagaagaagaccttaaaaacgggtcatttttaatgtctcaaaggacaccgcacacatcttatggaaaatataatgtcactcaaattcaataaaatttatatgaatagattcgttttaaattaacggtcaattctaatcattgcgccaactcttgaattttcaataataagagcagaaattgatataaataaatctgaaatcaaatgggtacgtacataagttagacagagaaaaagtattttaaaatacccaaattatcggtacttcataaatcttctcgggatattaagcatcttattataatagtttcactaatccgcttagacccagcgaggtttaagctgttttgaatggcacccagagcaatagtgattgtaactgacacatTTATGggctccaaaaatgtgatttcgataaactttaattgcaatttgcgccgtaattaatcataattaagagttggcgcaatgataagagttgaccgttaatttaaaacgaatatattcgtataaattttattgaatttgagtgacattatattttccataacatgtgtgcggtgtcctttcctaaacctgttgtccgatttaagtgattttttttaatatgttgtcttattctttataaatattgctgtaataatattgttgctagacattattgtcattgtatactgggtgtaccaatcaaactgtgttttttcacactctgtggaatattctaccattatgctaacttattattcaaccatgcaatagcatactgaaattaaaacccaactaggttaggtacttttttaactagccatgtttttcaccaatacaggatgtttttaaataagtatggcaaactttaatgggtaattttGCACAAAAAAGTAGATAATGACAGTATtcttcataaacgtttactttataaatgctttgtttcctaaatagggggtgttgaaatttttcttacaaactgacgatttatttattgctctaaaaccggttatgcaaatgaaattttgtgggttttaagaggtagttttaattttagttagTTAGAAAGCTACGTAGGCCCCGCCCACCGACTCCATGTCATATCTTCAGTTATTGTATCATGGTTATAACATAATCCATCATAGATCTAACACACCTCGATCTTACCTGCCGCGAAAAAAACCTGCAATTTTTCGATACTAAAATCTCATAATACCTTTTTCACTGGACTATAAACAAATTGTCGAAAAATCACTACAAGATTCtatcaagaaacaaaagtgaagGTATTTAGTTTCAATAACGAACAGATATTGCCTAATAGTCAACTTGTCTTTGAGATTGTCGTATCTATTCACTTGGATCAAAGAATTTATAGTGTGGGATTGCTAAGCAAATCAGACTCTTAAATGATTACTGTTTCTCATGGATAACTAAAAACAAGCCAATTATTTTTAAGGAATATCTAATTGATGCTTATCGACAAAACCgcaaaaatgttaatttttttaatatcattagcgtgcatacgactatttcactcatcttaaaattttcaaataatctgaccaatcacaaaccaaagacagcttgtgttatcgcgaaaacactaactgtctttcaattctgattggtctatcagcttcgtgttttcaacgacgtaaccatggataccgatcgcaaagcaaagtttgacgtttgccaaaaaaattattgtagctgtatacgtcaaaatgagtcgtttcggtggtacttcaaacgaagttataaaccaaaacattgaagaaaatataccgagtaacacaagaaaatctaaatcttatatatggagacaatttatgatgttctgtgtggatcgcaactacaaatagaaagactagcattcattctaaaagactgaataactacaaataaatccacagagaacggcagttctcaccagtggcgcacaacacccctacatgcgacactatatatacacgaaattttcgattttctaaacctgactgaattgaaaattgggccaaatcccatcttaaagtttaggaaaagactcgtccatccatatgttacttctccattttggtccaagggtgtggattttacggcccttcccatttaaagcctgtttttcgttctcgtcccctaaactcccaaaaatttcaaaaatttaagcccgacctttgcggcttctgatagaatagatcattacctttccaacgcatgtttaattttgaaaatcggttataccattcaaaagttatcgagctcagaaatatgactcaatttttatttaaaaaatggaaaatgtatgtggatatgtatgtatgtatgtatgtatgtatgtgtgtggaaaagttaaaccgatctgaatttttttttctgtgtttcaagagggtgtgaaggccgattcagaaccggtctaatttttgacttctgactacccgtaagttagctagaggactaggtaaatacaaaatagcatattttttgggcgtatatatcttaggttcaaggagagacaggaaaaccgcaaatacaccaaattaatagggttgagttaagctttcaaatggtgcttaagcgatcaacctgagacatacacactgctcaccatagccgaaaaactgaaaaattaaactttgaaaattttggtttttcgacaattactcaaaatttcaacctacgaattgcgccaa is from Diabrotica virgifera virgifera chromosome 9, PGI_DIABVI_V3a and encodes:
- the LOC126892849 gene encoding uncharacterized protein LOC126892849, with product MEKYFRPDKLEADPNSQTAAKEFKHWYETFKNFLESNKSTEKSLEDKDKYMLLINFVSHSVYDYISEAKTYISAIKILEELYIKPTNEIYARHILATRKQQINESIDQYAQQLKLLAKNCNFKAVSSEENKNDYIRDAFINGLVQSNIRQRLLEFSSLSLDEALSKSRSLEDSQKQSDTYHAALNNIASCSHPNSEQTTLASVQTKPGQTCYFCGHPRHPRSVCPARAAICQNCHKIGHWFKMCMQSKKSQTRSTYASTMIIASSMETPQSLSKCIAKVTVNQIDANALIDTGSSDTFLDHEFAIENKLKIFPIQGVQVSMASMSFSANIQGYCLINIQVDKEKYDQTKVLVLSNLCTDVILGQDIMKQHESLEVKFGGPRRPLKICCLIEAKIKPPSFAEHHQNIVNTFRNTPSTSRGCQQHYISGFSDKAKDKILKDTEEYGKDPFRKIQRR
- the LOC126892848 gene encoding uncharacterized protein LOC126892848; the encoded protein is MPKSQNELKLERLCSKRETIFRRAQLCYDAGSALEKDPENASKMRNFAVRYSTFEKTLSEYEEIVQDIVILKQEMEPDAGVAYHTHLDAFYDLYSNIEYLASLLINKPAVLSNNPNSTNNSAIKMPKFELVKFDGEDISLWPVFYENFKQFVHNKIEYPKSDKLQYLLSCISGKALKSCSSIEPIPNNYDIIWNMLVERYNDKKYLFNLYMDRIVNFRGLQSNNPSYLEIFFGKV